TTTATTTATGTAGTTCCCACTAGCAGCGTAAGCTTTCGAGCCAACAATACCGCCATCAGCGAATTGGCTCATACCCCTGGTATTGGGCATTTCAACCCACTCAACGGCATCGATGTATATACCTAAGTACCACTGATCAACTTCGTCTGGATGAATACCAGTTAACAAACAAAAGTTCCCTGTTACCATTAAGCGTTGAATGTGATGAGCGTAGGCAAAATCTAAGGACTGTTTTATTGCATGTCGCATACAGTTCATTTTGGTGTCTGCTGTCCAAAACCAGCTTGGTAATTCACGTTCAGCTTGTAAGGTATTGAGTGAAGCGTATTCAGGCATGTTGGCCCAGTAAATACCGCGAACAAACTCTCGCCAGCCAATTATTTGTCTTACAAAACCCTCTATTTGGTTAATGTCAATATTGCCATTACCGTTCTCATACGCATAAATGGCCGCATCAACAACCTGCTTTGGGCTAATAATTTTGGCGTTTAAAGCAAATGAGATCCGAGAATGATACAAACTCCAACCTTTATCTCCGTCGAACAGAGCGAGTTTCCCCGTCATTGCATCTTGGAACTGACCAAATCGCGGTAAGCAGACTTCACAAAAGTAGCTCAATAGTTCCAGCGATTGCTTACGGTTTACCGGCCAAAGTAAGTGGTTGTTAGCGCGTCCAATGGTTTTAATCTTATGTCTGTCTAGTCGCACTAAAATACTACTCACGTCGTTGGCAAATAACAAAGGCTCAGGCACATTCGCTAAGTCATCTGCTTTTAGCTTATTGCGATTGTTTGTGTCGTAATTCCATTTTCCACCTAGAGGCTTATCGTTAACCATCAGTACATTAAAGCGCTGGCGCATTTTTCTATAAAAGCCTTCTAAGCGATGACTTTTCCCTTTTTTGAAATAGTCTTTTATTTCTTCGTCAGCAAGGTAGAAATGTTCACTGCTATATACACCAGTAGCGATGGGAAGCGAGTTGCAAAAAGTACTTAGTTGATGTCTTAAGCGAAACTCATCGGGATATTGGTATTCAAATTTTTTTACTTTGTACTTGCGGAATAAGTAATTCAAAAGTTCTGGCAGGTCTGCAAAGTCTTCAGTGTCATCTAGGTTTAAATGTAAAGCTTGATGTCCGGATTGCTCTAAAGCCTGGCTAAACAGCTCCATTGCAGCAAAAAAGGCCGTTACTTTTTGAATGTGGTGAACGGTATAACAAGCTTCTTGTTTAAGTTCAGCAAGCACATACAAGGTGTCCGTGTCCTTTGTTTTATACCAAGAGTGATTAGCATTTAGTTGATCACCAAGTATTAAGCGTAAGGTGCGGTATTGTCTCTTTCGCCCGGTCATTCAGTCCTGTTCCTTGTGCTGTCGGATATCAATTCAAAAATCAAC
The Agarivorans aestuarii DNA segment above includes these coding regions:
- a CDS encoding cryptochrome/photolyase family protein — protein: MTGRKRQYRTLRLILGDQLNANHSWYKTKDTDTLYVLAELKQEACYTVHHIQKVTAFFAAMELFSQALEQSGHQALHLNLDDTEDFADLPELLNYLFRKYKVKKFEYQYPDEFRLRHQLSTFCNSLPIATGVYSSEHFYLADEEIKDYFKKGKSHRLEGFYRKMRQRFNVLMVNDKPLGGKWNYDTNNRNKLKADDLANVPEPLLFANDVSSILVRLDRHKIKTIGRANNHLLWPVNRKQSLELLSYFCEVCLPRFGQFQDAMTGKLALFDGDKGWSLYHSRISFALNAKIISPKQVVDAAIYAYENGNGNIDINQIEGFVRQIIGWREFVRGIYWANMPEYASLNTLQAERELPSWFWTADTKMNCMRHAIKQSLDFAYAHHIQRLMVTGNFCLLTGIHPDEVDQWYLGIYIDAVEWVEMPNTRGMSQFADGGIVGSKAYAASGNYINKMSDYCSDCAYKVKQTTEDTACPLNALYWHFMDKHQDTMAKNPRTQMVMSSWFKKTEQQRSEVLDKAQQCLDDLEIL